From the genome of Nasonia vitripennis strain AsymCx chromosome 1, Nvit_psr_1.1, whole genome shotgun sequence, one region includes:
- the LOC100120193 gene encoding dynein heavy chain 6, axonemal isoform X2, producing the protein MEEDTWDVESSKSSGDGAHVRSRAKKHVYDENENKRRRDLAKRLRRDPPKSYDSFGRKDEVEFFRPHAKFLRKSGEKQETAEPLTGLLEKQREIDAKVFKPFFHVPEVKDPPCETPRKSWFLKQRPLKIYVQPKGKVLEMESTNASVNKPEPPVFADQLELIKNLLSNPDIGFYYMIYAVDRSSEYFNPYALKVVPYKEVDKVYMTIGSNGVTQYGPSEMTFTPIELWKREYKYYLLLTKIRTFEIFRKWKSFYVWRKTVKYNKIRIAVNYINKNLFFCDAMLCRALIEIRAMCSVFLNSSLVDTSKVEKLPLFDFVELQFAKLESLKERIKEFRTSAVNILYDACLNSLAADGFTPDDSNITIEQTALGKTGGKFRMPKDGVLKMSYIEQAKKREKCSRLSCFIHVVDYYQLAMMQTLLRNTYTELLEVLEDHTMYLPPATEYENANVDYTLQCKRPSNHRIQHPYFVVDVLIKPENGIVLDPSEDIFWHVLNTLQSMWEESLQQINPLLSDEIFHPFTRPLINNRREEPTCGDPPNVLTVFSEDPKMMDFKARFKNTLEENFNAVKKYCDRFAHIYSFYEEDTSFDESAIRENEKCDIFRKWCERYRTEEEEINGIVEVQPLGIFHIQLERFKISALPAPNQKQLVLADVMPKLGKLRVDALQEEATEAIDYLESDPVSTDDYVEYIKFVDRAQQKVDNMEAQLDYVKELYDIMEEYKIPVPTEDMTNYLGISVHFTTLRLSVDKRLEERTKLITKFNTQIQKDIGVLIDKIQMINDEVTESWLLEPESNAEVCLETLKDLNDRLTDCSNLANDYRTHQKTFKVEMTRFEILDQVVNEVKLRILLWESLATWDDTVATWYETDFETLNVEEITAFVMRNLKNIVQLEKGLPENNILPALKEKVETMKDKLPTIGYLRNPNLRPRHWLKIENLLSHKFKPDEATTLQELEKLGVFKYPNELMEIAGAASSEAGLEAMLKKIEDAWKSLDFVVLPHKETKDVFVLGSLEEVQTALDDSNISIQTIAASRHVAPIKPRVDDWLKRLELFGKTLEAWQYCQQQWTYLEAIFSAPDIQRQLPIESKLFIVVDKSWKEIMRKTAKMPLALENCTQPGLYEQLLENNRNLDQILKCLEAYLETKRIAFPRFFFLSNDELLEILAQTRNPHAVQRHLQKCFDAIFRLEFGASEAGPMGQKKLSNDIVAMISPEGERVELGKGLKARGNVEDWLGKVEAAMFASLKKRMKEAMVDYTKNGRQTVLWNYPSQIVLTVSQIYWTKDVHMNLESGENVHLNMKAFEQKCYENLNELAAMVRGELPKLVRDVIINLITVDVHARDIITVLVENKISSSASFDWMKALRYYWDESVDNCLARMSNAEYTYGYEYLGAQRRLVITPLTDKCYLCLMGALQLDLGGAPAGPAGTGKTETTKDLAKALAIQCVVFNCSEGLDYKMMGRFFSGLATSGAWCCFDEFNRIDIEVLSVIAQQLITIRNAKVARAKEFMFEGRKIKLVRSCATFITMNPGYAGRTELPDNLKSLFRPISMMVPDYKLIAEVTLYSEGFESSKPLSKKMTLLYTLCSEQLSQQDHYDFGMRAVKSVLVMAGSLKRENPDKKEDVVLIRALRDSNLPKFLADDAELFQGILGDLFPGIEIPEEDYGVLQQTAVTIMKEAGLQPEGCSIKKVIQLHETMRVRHGVMLVGPTGSGKSTVLRTLRDTYTRLHEMEVPSPYYRTVHMYVLNPKAVTIGELYGEIHAASNEWHDGLLGVIIRHACGATTDDHQWVVCDGPVDAVWIENMNTVLDDNKMLCLANSERIKFTPYVHMIFEVADLAQASPATVSRCGMVYLDPTELKWLPYVKTWIADVSEKLERRDVPILLLELFEKYVEDGFTFFKKYCDHAMSQVDISKANMLCALLESIILEPGAIDKTADSSKVKTFVTQAFVFSYMWAIGGNILDNSREAFELFVKDQFEENADARIPSSGDLWGLFVNTSDRRMDVWSKLMPTFSYDSEQPFFEILVPTVDTVRFGYVMQKLIQVNKPVLFTGGTGIGKSVIAKMVLNTLENTGDWVPIVLNFSAQTSSGRTQEILELKLEKKRKTAIGAPVGKRVCLFVDDVNMPKLDSYGSQPPIELLRQILDSGGLYDRDKLFWKDIQDVVLTTACAPPGGGRNPLTARFVRHFGMLVIPAPTEDSLKSIFRSIMRGFLKDFTQPIIDIGDRIVGAAVEIYGRIAEDLLPTPEKSHYIFNLRDLSKCIQGILQADSSIVRETKQMLRLFYHECLRVFHDRLINTQDKSYFYRLLSGICSHSFNDEVVPLPAEEIISQPPLLLFGDFLVFGAERDQRVYEEIVDIDRAKSVLQDYLDDYCMVTSKEMSLIFFMDAVEHLCRLARILRSERGNGLLVGVGGMGKQSLTRLASHMNGYRCHQIEVSRGYDKNSWHDDLRRFYFRPGAFAEAATFLFTDTQIVVEEFLEDINNTLNSGEVPNLFEAEELERAIIATRPAAKEAGISEGNRDAIYQFFIGRVRNHLHLMLCMSPVGDAFRRRCRMFPSLVNCCTIDWFSKWPNEALLSVAVKSISSVIVDDEAKVHSLASICVLMHESVEDATVRFFEEMRRRYYTTPSSYLDLLKLYLSTLGKKTMKIETMKSRIANGLNKLKETNEMVAVMKQQLIALGPQLKINSEEVSKLMKIVEKQKTEADKVRTVVAADEAVAKAKADETGALEADARKDLEAALPALEEAQNALAALNKNDINEIKVFNKPPQLVRFVMEAVCLLLGEKTNWQTAKLVLGDVRFLDRLMAYPKDEISDKLLKKLQEYVTHKDFQPDIVAKQSKVCKSICIWVRAIDGYAKIFRVVQPKRQRLEQAASELRAIEEVLHAKQKALADVEKQIRDLQSQYDAAVKRLGDLEYNIALSEARLGRSGRLTSALADEEVRWIEEMEEFDKEIGNLTGDTLVAAGGLAYLGAFTSAYREQLLGIWLSRCREQNIDTTANFSLITVLADPYEIRMWNTFGLPRDQVSTENAILVTQAGRWPLMIDPQEQANRWIRNMEMQNQLKICKMTDSNFMRLMEACIRTGAPILLQEVGETLDPSLEPILLKQTFVQGGRTIIRLGDNDVEYDSNFRLYITTKMANPHYLPEICIKVTIVNFTVTPSGLEDQLLADVVRLEKPELEKMRNELIAQINADKTQLMNIEDKILTLLFSSEGNILDNEELIETLNESKETSAIIASRLVETEATEEEISVAREKYRSVATRGSVLYFVVANLAVIDPMYQFSLKYFNQIVNNVIETSEKTNDLSKRLLILYDEITLAVYTIVSRGLFERHKIVFSFMTSVAILLNDGIINYTQWNFLLRAPEQIKTAKKPDYATLTDTMWNSANYLATNFQSFEKLMSDVFRKIPLRIEYYEEEINILPSNNAKAQHSWNTLLTDIEKLMLLKALKEEKLIFGITAFVKKNLGQKFVESPLISLQVLYPDTSKVTPLVFVLSTGSDPFSSFLKFAYEMGFSDRYESISLGQGQGPIAESLIRRGCSNGSWIFLQNCHLATSWMLSLENLVVEIVEQADSVHEDFRLYLSSMPSTAFPVSVLQNSVKVTNEPPKGLKANVKRAFFEIDEELFEQNELEEKWRRMIFGVCFFHAIIQERKKFGPLGWNIIYEFSDNDRECCLLNLKMFCVDGKIPWDALIYTTGEITYGGRITDNWDLRCLKTILEGFFSPKTLDPAKGI; encoded by the exons ATGGAGGAAGACACGTGGGACGTCGAGTCGTCGAAGTCTTCCGGCGACGGAGCTCACGTGCGTAGTCGTGCTAAGAAGCATGTTTACGACGAGAACGAGAACAAGAGACGACGGGATCTCGCGAAGAGGTTACGCCGCGATCCGCCGAAATCGTACGACAG CTTCGGGAGGAAAGATGAAGTCGAGTTTTTCCGACCGCACGCAAAGTTTCTCAGGAAAAGCGGGGAGAAGCAGGAAACGGCGGAACCACTG ACCGGGTTGCTGGAGAAGCAAAGGGAGATCGATGCGAAGGTATTCAAACCCTTCTTCCATGTGCCGGAGGTCAAAGATCCACCGTGTGAAACGCCGAGAAAGAGTTGGTTTCTGAAGCAGAGACCATTGAAAA TCTACGTGCAACCGAAGGGCAAGGTTTTGGAGATGGAATCGACGAACGCGTCGGTGAACAAGCCGGAGCCGCCAGTTTTTGCCGATCAATTAGAGCTGATAAAAAATCTGCTATCCAATCCAGACATCGGCTTCTATTACATGATCTACGCCGTTGATCGGTCTTCGGAGTATTTCAATCCTTATGCGCTCAA AGTAGTGCCCTACAAGGAAGTCGATAAAGTATACATGACTATTGGCTCCAATGGAGTTACGCAGTACGGCCCGAGCGAAATGACTTTCACGCCTATCGAATTATGGAAGCGAGAGTACAAATACTATTTACTTCTCACCAAG ATTAGGACCTTTgagatttttcgaaaatgGAAGTCGTTTTACGTGTGGAGGAAGACCGTCAAGTACAATAAAATCAGGATCGCCGTGAACTACATCAACAAGAACCTATTTTTCTGCGACGCGATGCTGTGCAGAGCTTTGATCGAAATCAGGGCTATGTGTAGCGTTTTTTTGAACTCCTCACTTGTGGATACATCCAAAGTCGAGAAACTCCCCCTATTCGATTTTGTTGAACTGCAA TTTGCCAAACTAGAATCCTTGAAGGAAAGGATCAAGGAATTCAGGACGTCggctgtaaatattttatacgaCGCTTGCCTGAACTCTCTAGCAGCCGATGGGTTTACACCAGACGATTCCAACATAACGATCGAACAGACTGCTCTTGGTAAAACGG GTGGAAAATTTAGGATGCCAAAGGACGGCGTATTGAAGATGAGCTACATAGAGCAAGcaaaaaagcgagaaaaatgTTCGCGACTTTCTTG CTTCATTCACGTCGTTGATTACTACCAGTTAGCTATGATGCAGACTCTTCTACGAAACACTTACACTGAATTACTAGAGGTTCTCGAAGATCATACTATGTACTTGCCACCTGCTACGGAATATGAAAATGCCAATGTTGATTATACGCTGCAGTGTAAGAGGCCATCGAATCACCGGATACAG CATCCATATTTCGTGGTGGACGTATTGATAAAACCCGAAAATGGAATCGTGTTGGATCCGTCGGAAGATATTTTCTGGCATGTCTTAAACACCTTGCAATCGATGTGGGAAGAGAGCTTACAGCAGATTAACCCATTACTCTCTGACGAGATCTTTCATCCGTTCACCAG acCACTGATAAACAATAGAAGGGAAGAACCAACGTGCGGTGACCCACCGAACGTTTTAACCGTATTCAGCGAAGATCCAAAGATGATGGATTTCAAGGCGagatttaaaaatacactCGAAGAGAATTTCAACGCAGTCAAGAAGTACTGCGATCGCTTCGCGCACATTTATAGCTTCTACGAGGAAGACACGAGCTTCGACGAAAGCGCGATTCGCGAGAACGAAAAATGCGACATTTTTCGCAAATGGTGCGAGCGCTACCGAACCGAAGAGGAAGAGATCAACGGTATCGTCGAAGTTCAGCCTCTTGGAATTTTTCACATCCAGCTTGAACGCTTCAAAATTTCCGCATTGCCGGCGCCCAACCAAAAACAACTGGTCCTCGCCGATGTTATGCCGAA ACTCGGTAAACTACGCGTCGATGCTCTGCAAGAAGAAGCAACGGAAGCTATCGACTATTTGGAATCCGATCCGGTATCCACTGACGATTACGTGGAGTACATAAAATTCGTGGATCGAGCACAACAGAAAGTCGATAACATGGAAGCTCAACTTGATTACGTGAAAGAGCTTTACGATATCATGGAAGAGTACAAAATTCCCGTACCGACGGAAGACATGACGAATTATTTG GGAATCAGCGTTCATTTCACCACTTTGCGACTCTCGGTTGACAAGCGCCTCGAGGAGAGAACGAAATTGATAACCAAATTCAACACGCAAATTCAGAAAGACATAGGCGTTCTTATCGATAAAATCCAAATGATCAACGACGAAGTAACC GAATCCTGGCTTCTCGAGCCCGAGAGTAACGCCGAAGTCTGCCTGGAAACGCTGAAGGATCTCAACGATCGGCTAACCGACTGTTCGAATCTCGCGAACGACTATCGCACCCACCAAAAGACCTTCAAAGTCGAGATGACGCGCTTCGAAATTCTCGATCAGGTGGTGAACGAAGTGAAACTGCGCATACTTCTATGGGAGAGTCTTGCGACGTGGGATGACACCGTCGCCACCTGGTACGAGACTGATTTCGAGACTCTCAACGTCGAGGAAATCACGGCGTTCGTCATGCGAAACCTCAAGAATATCGTGCAGCTGGAGAAGGGACTGCCCGAGAACAATATACTGCCGGCATTGAAAG AAAAAGTCGAAACAATGAAAGACAAGCTCCCGACAATTGGCTACCTGCGTAATCCGAATCTCCGCCCACGTCACTGGCTGAAGATCGAGAACCTCTTGAGCCACAAATTCAAACCCGACGAAGCCACGACTTTGCAGGAACTGGAAAAGCTCGGAGTCTTTAAGTACCCGAACGAGTTGATGGAGATCGCCGGAGCCGCGAGTTCCGAGGCGGGGCTAGAGGCAATGCTGAAAAAAATCGAAGATGCCTGGAAGAGCCTCGACTTCGTCGTTTTGCCCCACAAGGAAACGAAGGACGTGTTCGTGCTGGGATCTCTGGAGGAGGTTCAGACAGCGTTAGACGATAGTAACATATCGATCCAGACTATAGCAGCGTCGAGGCACGTGGCGCCTATTAAGCCCAGGGTTGACGATTGGCTCAAGAGGCTGGAGTtgtttggaaaaactttg GAAGCATGGCAGTATTGCCAGCAACAGTGGACATATCTCGAGGCTATCTTCTCGGCGCCAGACATACAGAGACAGCTTCCCATCGAGTCCAAGCTCTTCATCGTTGTAGATAAGTCGTGGAAAGAAATAATGAGAAAAACGGCCAAG ATGCCGCTAGCTTTAGAGAACTGTACACAGCCAGGTTTGTACGAGCAACTCCTGGAAAACAATCGGAATCTCGATCAGATTCTGAAGTGCCTCGAAGCGTACTTGGAGACGAAGCGAATCGCATTTCCCCGGTTCTTTTTTTTGTCCAACGATGAGCTGCTTGAAATTCTGGCACAG ACAAGAAATCCTCACGCCGTGCAAAGGCATTTGCAAAAGTGCTTCGACGCGATATTTCGGCTGGAATTCGGTGCGAGCGAAGCTGGTCCGATGGGTCAGAAAAAGCTGTCAAACGACATTGTTGCGATGATTTCACCGGAGGGCGAACGCGTGGAACTCGGAAAGGGTTTGAAGGCACGAGGTAACGTGGAAGACTGGCTGGGAAAAGTCGAGGCCGCGATGTTCGCCAGTTTGAAGAAGCGAATGAAGGAGGCTATGGTGGATTACACGAAAAACGGGAGGCAGACTGTGCTGTGGAATTATCCGTCTCAG ATAGTCCTAACTGTGTCGCAAATATATTGGACAAAAGATGTGCATATGAACTTAGAATCCGGAGAAAATGTTCATCTGAATATGAAAGCTTTCGAACAAAAATGTTACGAg AATCTCAATGAACTGGCAGCAATGGTTCGCGGAGAACTGCCAAAACTAGTACGCGACGTCATTATCAATTTGATCACAGTCGACGTGCATGCCAGAGACATTATCACGGTTCTTGTGGAAAACAAAATATCATCAAG CGCAAGCTTCGATTGGATGAAAGCTCTCCGATATTACTGGGACGAAAGCGTAGACAACTGTCTCGCAAGAATGAGCAACGCCGAGTATACTTACGGTTACGAGTATCTCGGAGCTCAAAGGAGACTTGTGATCACTCCCTTGACCGACAAATGCTACCTCTGTCTCATGGGTGCACTGCAATTGGACTTGGGTGGAGCACCAGCTGGTCCAGCTGGTACAGGCAAAACAGAAACGACCAAGGACTTGGCGAAAGCTCTGGCCATACAGTGCGTTGTGTTCAACTGCTCCGAAGGACTCGATTATAAA ATGATGGGTCGATTCTTCTCCGGCCTCGCCACATCCGGTGCTTGGTGCTGCTTCGATGAATTCAATCGTATTGACATAGAAGTACTTTCCGTCATCGCGCAACAACTTATCACAATACGCAATGCTAAGGTCGCTCGAGCCAAAGA ATTTATGTTCGAAGGTCGTAAAATCAAGCTAGTCAGATCGTGCGCAACATTCATTACCATGAATCCTGGTTATGCAGGTCGTACCGAGTTGCCTGACAACTTGAAATCGCTGTTTCGGCCGATTTCAATGATGGTACCTGATTACA AACTCATTGCTGAAGTTACACTGTACTCGGAAGGATTCGAATCCTCGAAACCTTTGTCCAAAAAGATGACACTGCTGTACACTCTCTGTAGCGAGCAATTGTCACAGCAAGATCACTACGATTTTGGAATGAG GGCAGTAAAGAGTGTGCTAGTAATGGCGGGAAGCTTGAAGCGCGAAAATCCTGATAAGAAGGAGGACGTAGTTCTCATAAGAGCCTTGAGAGACAGTAATTTGCCGAAATTCTTGGCAGACGATGCTGAGCTCTTCCAGGGCATTCTTGGTGATCTGTTTCCGGGAATCGAGATTCCCGAGGAAGACTATGGCGTTCTCCAGCAGACGGCAGTAACT ATAATGAAAGAAGCTGGACTACAACCCGAGGGCTGTTCCATCAAAAAAGTCATTCAATTGCACGAAACGATGCGCGTGAGACACGGTGTCATGTTAGTTGGGCCCACTGGTTCTGGCAAGTCTACAGTTCTCCGC ACGCTGCGAGACACGTACACCAGACTTCACGAAATGGAGGTCCCTAGTCCATATTACCGAACGGTACACATGTACGTATTGAACCCTAAAGCCGTGACCATTGGAGAACTCTACGGTGAAATCCATGCTGCATCGAACGAATGGCACGATGGGTTATTGGGAGTCATAATTCGTCATGCATGCGGG GCTACAACGGACGATCACCAATGGGTCGTCTGCGACGGGCCAGTCGACGCTGTCTGGATTGAAAATATGAACACCGTGTTGGACGACAATAAAATGCTGTGTCTGGCGAATTCCGAAAGAATAAAATTCACACCGTACGTCCACATGATTTTCGAAGTAGCTGATCTGGCGCAAGCTTCTCCGGCTACAGTGAGCCGATGTG GTATGGTTTACCTTGACCCAACGGAATTGAAGTGGTTACCGTACGTGAAAACGTGGATAGCCGACGTTTCAGAAAAGTTAGAACGACGAGATGTACCGATTTTGCTGCTGGagcttttcgaaaaatatGTAGAGGACGGATTTACGTTCTTCAAAAAGTACTGTGACCACGCCATGTCTCAG GTTGACATCAGCAAAGCCAACATGTTGTGCGCACTTCTCGAAAGCATAATTTTGGAACCAGGCGCCATTGACAAAACCGCAGACTCTTCAAAAGTTAAAACCTTCGTCACCCAAGCTTTCGTATTTTCCTACATGTGGGCAATCGGTGGAAACATCTTGGACAATTCTCGCGAAGCTTTCGAGCTTTTTGTCAAGGATCAATTCGAGGAGAATGCAGACGCTCG GATACCGTCATCGGGTGACTTATGGGGACTTTTCGTGAACACTTCGGATCGACGTATGGACGTTTGGTCAAAACTCATGCCAACTTTCTCCTACGATTCAGAGCAGCCTTTCTTCGAAATTCTGGTTCCTACTGTGGACACTGTTCGGTTCGGCTACGTCATGCAAAAATTGATCCAAGTCAACAAGCCCGTGCTTTTCACTGGCGGCACAG GCATCGGCAAATCCGTGATCGCTAAAATGGTTCTCAATACCTTGGAAAATACGGGCGATTGGGTGCCCATAGTCCTGAACTTCTCGGCGCAGACGAGCAGCGGCCGGACGCAGGAGATCCTCGAGCTGAAGctcgaaaaaaagcgaaaaaccGCAATAGGTGCACCGGTTGGCAAACGGGTCTGTTTGTTCGTCGATGACGTGAACATGCCGAAATTAGACAGCTACGGATCGCAACCGCCGATCGAACTGCTCAG GCAAATCTTGGACAGCGGAGGTCTTTACGACAGAGACAAGCTTTTTTGGAAAGACATCCAAGACGTCGTGTTGACGACAGCTTGCGCCCCACCAGGAGGCGGGAGAAATCCACTGACAGCTCGGTTTGTCAGGCACTTTGGAATGTTGGTCATTCCGGCACCGACGGAGGATTCCTTGAAATCAATCTTTAG GTCCATCATGAGAGGTTTCTTGAAAGACTTCACGCAGCCGATTATAGACATCGGAGATAGAATCGTAGGTGCCGCAGTTGAAATATACGGCAGAATAGCCGAGGATCTACTGCCGACGCCGGAGAAGAGTCATTATATTTTCAATCTCCGCGATTTGTCGAAATGCATCCAAGGAATTTTGCAAGCCGATTCTTCCATAGTCCGAGAAACCAAGCAGATGCTGAG GCTCTTCTACCACGAATGTCTGCGAGTCTTCCACGACCGTTTGATAAACACCCAAGACAAGAGCTACTTCTACCGACTGCTATCCGGCATCTGCTCGCACAGCTTCAACGACGAAGTGGTCCCGCTTCCCGCGGAGGAAATCATCTCGCAACCTCCTCTCCTTCTATTCGGCGACTTCCTCGTCTTCGGAGCTGAACGTGACCAGCGCGTCTACGAGGAAATCGTGGACATCGATCGAGCCAAAAGTGTACTCCAGGACTATCTGGACGACTACTGTATGGTCACGTCGAAAGAGATGAGTCTGATCTTCTTTATGGATGCAGTGGAGCATCTCTGTAGACTCGCGAGGATCTTGAGGTCCGAAAGGGGAAATGGACTACTGGTCGGAGTTGGCGGAATGGGAAAGCAGAGCTTGACCCGACTCGCCTCACACATGAACGGATACCG CTGCCATCAAATAGAAGTAAGTCGAGGCTACGACAAAAACTCTTGGCACGACGATCTGCGAAGATTCTACTTCAGACCCGGCGCCTTCGCGGAAGCGGCTACTTTTCTCTTCACGGATACACAAATCGTCGTCGAAGAATTTCTCGAGGATATCAATAACACTTTGAACTCGG GAGAAGTTCCGAATCTCTTCGAAGCGGAGGAATTAGAAAGAGCCATCATCGCTACACGACCAGCGGCCAAAGAAGCAGGAATCAGCGAAGGCAACAGAGACGCGATCTATCAGTTTTTCATTGGTCGCGTGAGAAATCACCTGCATTTGATGCTGTGCATGAGTCCAGTAGGAGATGCGTTCAG GCGTCGCTGCCGAATGTTTCCTTCTTTGGTGAATTGCTGCACGATCGACTGGTTTTCGAAGTGGCCTAACGAGGCCCTTCTCTCCGTTGCTGTCAAGTCGATTAGTTCCGTGATCGTCGACGACGAGGCAAAAGTTCATTCCCTCGCTTCTATTTGCGTTTTGATGCACGAg aGTGTCGAAGATGCTACAGTGCGATTTTTCGAAGAGATGAGGAGGAGGTATTACACAACGCCCAGTAGCTATCTGGATCTGCTGAAGCTTTATCTGAGTACACTCGGAAAGAAAACTATGAAGATTGAGACGATGAAAAGCAGAATAGCCAATGGCCTCAAT AAATTGAAAGAGACCAACGAAATGGTAGCCGTGATGAAGCAGCAATTAATAGCACTGGGGCCACAATTGAAAATCAATTCGGAGGAAGTGTCGAAACTGATGAAAATTGTCGAGAAACAGAAAACAGAAGCCGACAAAGTCCGAACCGTCGTCGCCGCCGATGAAGCAGTGGCAAAG GCAAAAGCTGACGAAACCGGCGCTCTAGAAGCAGACGCAAGAAAGGATTTGGAAGCTGCACTGCCTGCACTGGAAGAGGCTCAGAACGCCCTTGCAGCGCTCAATAAAAATGACATTAACGAGATTAAGGTCTTCAATAAGCCACCGCAATTGGTGCGCTTCGTTATGGAGGCGGTTTGCTTGCTGCTCGGCGAAAA AACGAACTGGCAAACGGCTAAATTAGTTCTTGGAGATGTCCGCTTCCTGGACCGGCTGATGGCCTACCCGAAAGACGAAATCAGCGACAAGCTTCTGAAAAAACTGCAAGAGTACGTGACTCACAAGGATTTCCAGCCCGACATCGTGGCCAAACAGAGCAAAGTGTGCAAATCGATTTGCATCTGGGTGAGAGCGATCGACGGTTACGCCAAGATCTTCCGAGTCGTTCAGCCGAAACGTCAGag GCTGGAACAAGCGGCGAGCGAATTGCGAGCTATCGAGGAAGTCCTTCACGCGAAGCAAAAAGCGCTCGCTGACGTCGAGAAGCAAATCAGAGATTTACAGAGTCAATACGATGCAGCGGTTAAGCGTCTAGGTGATCTCGAGTACAATATCGCATTGAGCGAAGCTCGATTGGGCAGATCCGGTAGATTAACGTCGGCTCTGGCTGACGAAGAAGTTCGATGGATCGAGGAAATGGAA GAATTCGACAAAGAAATCGGCAACCTAACAGGCGACACCTTGGTAGCAGCCGGTGGTCTAGCTTACCTCGGAGCTTTCACGAGCGCCTATCGCGAACAGCTGCTCGGTATCTGGTTATCGCGTTGCCGCGAACAGAATATCGATACCACGGCAAACTTCAGTTTGATCACCGTACTTGCCGATCCCTACGAGATTCGTATGTGGAACACGTTCGGGCTACCGAGAGACCAAGTCAGCACCGAAAACGCGATCCTCGTGACGCAGGCTGGCAGGTGGCCCTTAATGATCGATCCCCAAGAACAG GCGAATCGCTGGATTAGAAACATGGAAATGCAAAATCAATTGAAGATTTGCAAGATGACCGACTCGAACTTCATGAGGCTCATGGAAGCTTGCATAAGAACGGGAGCTCCGATACTGCTTCAAGAAGTCGGCGAAACTTTGGATCCGAGTTTGGAGCCGATATTGCTGAAGCAAACCTTCGTGCAG GGAGGAAGAACAATCATTCGACTCGGCGACAATGACGTGGAATACGATTCCAATTTCCGTCTGTACATCACTACGAAAATGGCGAATCCGCATTATCTGCCTGAGATTTGCATCAAAGTTACGATCGTCAACTTTACCGTGACCCCGAGCGGATTAGAAGATCAATTACTGGC AGACGTCGTCCGACTAGAAAAGCCGGAGCTCGAGAAAATGCGCAACGAGCTGATAGCCCAAATAAACGCCGACAAGACTCAGCTGATGAACATCGAAGACAAGATCTTGACTCTACTATTCAGCTCCGAGGGCAACATCCTGGACAACGAGGAGCTGATTGAGACACTGAACGAAAGCAAAGAGACCTCGGCGATTATCGCGTCGCGTCTCGTTGAAACCGAGGCCACCGAGGAGGAGATCTCCGTCGCTCGGGAGAAGTACCGAAGCGTAGCGACGAGGGGCTCGGTACTGTACTTCGTCGTGGCGAATCTCGCTGTCATCGATCCGATGTATCAGTTTTCGCTGAAGTACTTCAATCAG ATCGTCAACAATGTCatcgaaacgagcgagaagaCGAACGATCTATCCAAGCGTTTGCTTATTCTCTACGACGAGATAACTCTAGCGGTTTACACTATCGTGTCACGTGGACTGTTCGAGCGACATAAGATTGTCTTCAGTTTTatgacgagcgtagcgatACTTTTGAACGACGGAATTATCAATTATACGCAGTGGAATTTCCTACTTCGCGCTCCCGAGCAGATAAAAACG GCGAAAAAACCAGACTATGCAACTCTGACCGATACCATGTGGAATTCTGCCAATTACTTGGCAACGAATTTCCAGAGCTTCGAAAAGCTCATGTCTGACGTGTTTAGGAAAATCCCACTGAGAATAGAATACTACGAAGAA GAAATCAATATCCTGCCTAGTAACAATGCCAAAGCTCAACACAGTTGGAACACGCTCCTCACCGACATCGAAAAGCTCATGTTGCTAAAAGCTCTGAAGGAAGAAAAGCTAATCTTCGGGATCACGGCGTTCGTGAAGAAGAATCTTGGCCAGAAATTCGTTGAGTCGCCATTGATATCTCTTCAAGTATT GTATCCAGACACGTCGAAGGTCACACCCTTGGTCTTCGTCCTAAGCACCGGTTCGGACCCATTCAGTTCCTTCCTGAAGTTCGCCTACGAAATGGGCTTCTCGGATAG ATACGAGTCGATATCCCTGGGTCAAGGCCAGGGTCCGATAGCCGAAAGCCTCATCAGGCGTGGCTGTTCGAATGGTTCCTGGATCTTTCTTCAGAACTGTCACTTGGCCACATCTTGGATGCTGTCACTTGAGAACCTCGTGGTCGAGATCGTAGAACAAGCCGATTCGGTGCACGAGGACTTTAGGCTGTATCTCAGTTCAATGCCCAGTACCGCGTTCCCTGTCTCGGTTCTTCAGAACTCGGTCAAAGTGACCAACGAACCACCCAAGGGACTCAAGGCTAACGTTAAGAGGGCGTTTTTCGAGATCGACGAGGAGTTGTTCGAGCAAAATG AACTGGAAGAAAAATGGAGACGCATGATCTTCGGAGTCTGCTTCTTCCACGCGATCAtacaagagagaaagaagttTGGCCCGCTGGGCTGGAACATCATCTACGAGTTCAGCGACAACGACAGGGAATGCTGCTTGTTGAACTTGAAAATGTTCTGCGTGGACGGTAAAATACCTTGGGACGCTTTGATTTATACAACAG GTGAAATCACTTACGGCGGAAGGATCACGGACAATTGGGACTTGCGCTGCTTGAAAACAATATTGGAGGGCTTCTTCTCTCCAAAAACTCTAGATCCAG CTAAAGGAATCTAA